A DNA window from Arachis duranensis cultivar V14167 chromosome 3, aradu.V14167.gnm2.J7QH, whole genome shotgun sequence contains the following coding sequences:
- the LOC107477210 gene encoding uncharacterized protein LOC107477210 isoform X1: protein MAETCSVDASLWWDSFTLFFTQLENLSPSSDLPPNLAKKLKENHSWFADLLLRFKPPSQKSKEALNSKKLKIGSHELTVQPELKDKALQISSYLLLDEVQSYILVERSIKNNSVAPSLMFPEFLHMMLIQYYMERQCLLKCIRWILMHAIYIGSISEDNIVREEAKKLFDNQLESKLVSFFEDHLSCSFPEQMDVDLFTLWSEETLIEDNLILDILFLGYYDSFCTCSAEIWKRFCSLYKGILLGDYNLGKLAITTEAQQLSYHTKVQLLLILIETLNLENMLQMVHDERPYRKGVCSFSLNNVQEIDALVSTFSGFEMNEAGPLVLAWAVFLYLLLTLPGKNGTNELMEIDHIGYVRQAFEAGFLRYCLEILECDIFKEYDGPASGYRSVLRTFISAFIASYEVNLQLEDGNPALILDILCKIYHGEESLCTQFWDKESFIDGPVRCLLYNLESEFPVRTLELVRLLSSLCEGTWPAECVYNFLDKSVGVSSLFEISSDSQVDDASHMVEARQAVQVPGVEGFFIPPGTRGRVLKFVGEDTALVRWEYAPSGVFLLLLRLAQDVYLNNKEEVLCTLDLLSRLVSFNTAVCFAVLDISNSLQFHAIGLMNEQIEKNVWVVEIICNLVKNLPLNSCSAALMSMAIKILVTMLICSPANVTTVALNANLFDINLQTAVFSVGNNGFSSGSWLLSSKLARMILTDCEMNSSDCPLAISVLDFTIQLVETGVENDALLALIIFSVQFVLVNHQYWKYKIKQTRWKIMLKVLELMKKCLESMPCYGKLGEIIHKVLFSDSSIHNTLFQIACTTAQALEKLHVSRLFDPMEIEGIQLAIGSVLDILVVMLTRLSKDNSSSFPVFLQAVFSCTTKSVPLITSVTSLISYFRDPAIQLGAVKFISMLFVTADCCQPFSYGTTFFAPDNEEIMDLRRSASYILQEQLLSNEDLFVATLNLFTSAARYQAAFVVAIFAPDAGNEDQHNTGDPKSQSSETSLVPLVSKKSSLLDALMLYIERACDLIKSKPRILLSVLNFMVSLWQGSPQYANLLEILRSYGKFWRHLADAISNVSNTEIPLLESVKEEDACNLAYSFHCQSAILRIMAYELFLQKKLLHAELLGKDESKDKEKNATKSDKSNTTDFHELKGIWSSWFKDSVLQKLIKSYTCCGYKNDIYYGAKVATNSFSVHVMEKLAVGDSGSLSVSLLQKIHGNLIKLSMHPAFSELLSQYSQRGYSEGKELKKLILSDLFYHLQGELEGRKIGLGPFKELSQYLIESNFLGTYQHQFNEDSLVKNVYLFDLKRLRADMKLDVWDCSHWRTSRDIAETMLSFLQDANSIMLLSSSRLSASKGLIAVLAVCHDNLLGKATKEEGIPDELVISCIDSICKSLLATIETLSPVLDASEDVFNFLASQVELLFHLMRTVRRSIPLSASLLVLKCASSGLKLLSEIKRLPSGADDIMVLLLTLLLLVLQFNSLKSHSDGVADESSDENFSKVSNATLGLLPVLCNCITTSEHGMLSLSVIDLILRSFLMPRTWLPILQSHLQLQLVMLKLQDKTSPSIPMILKFFLTVARVRGGAEMLYSSGFLSSLRVLFAESCEIFSRSGSQNPVSSYEKSETPQDIWGLGLAVITSTLQSLGDSSSGTAIVNSMIPYFFSEKAHLIFSSLNAPALPSDDHDKKRPRAQRSGISFATLKETEHTLMLMCELAKHWSLWIKAIKDVDRQLREKCIHLLAFISRGTQRLGDFSSQNAPLLCPPTTKEDFEIFLNPSYISSRKGWFALSPLGCVPKQKISSLSTAISISGEASESTDPSPKTHFSDAVAVQVYRITFLLLKFLCLQAEGAAKRAEEVGFVDLAHFPELPMPEILHGLQDQAIAIVTELCDSNKLRASRDTQNVCNLMLQIFEMALHLELCVLQICGIRPVLGRVDDFSKEVKSLFCAMEGHAFLKASSKSLKQMISCVYPGLLQAENFM, encoded by the exons atGGCGGAAACCTGCTCCGTCGACGCTTCCCTCTGGTGGGACTCATTCACTCTCTTCTTCACTCAGCTCGAAAACTTATCCCCCTCCTCAGATCTTCCACCAAATTTG GCgaagaagttgaaggaaaaCCATTCGTGGTTCGCTGACTTGCTCTTGCGCTTCAAGCCACCGAGTCAGAAGTCAAAGGAAGCTTTGAACTCGAAGAAGCTGAAAATTGGATCTCATGAGCTCACAGTTCAACCTGAGCTCAAAGATAAAGCTCTTCAGATTAGCTCCTACTTG CTACTAGATGAGGTTCAATCATACATACTTGTGGAAAGGTCCATTAAAAATAACAGTGTGGCTCCTAGTTTGATGTTTCCAGAGTTTCTTCACATG ATGTTGATTCAATATTACATGGAGCGACAATGCTTGCTGAAGTGCATAAGGTGGATTCTCATGCATGCTA TTTATATTGGTTCTATATCTGAAGACAATATTGTTAGGGAGGAGGCAAAAAAGCTGTTTGATAATCAGCTAGAAAGTAAGTTAGTATCATTCTTCGAGGACCATTTGTCTTGCAGCTTCCCCGAACAAATG GATGTTGATCTTTTTACTCTGTGGTCTGAGGAGACTCTAATTGAAGACAACTTGATTTTAGatatcctttttcttggatacTATGACTCATTTTGTACATGTAGTGCTGAAATATGGAAGAGGTTTTGTTCTCTTTACAAG GGGATCTTACTTGGTGACTATAACTTGGGGAAGCTGGCAATAACTACAGAAGCACAACAGTTGTCTTACCATACTAAAGTTCAGCTGCTTCTTATTTTAATAGAAACACTGAACTTGGAGAATATGCTTCAAATGGTTCATGATGAAAGACCTTATAG GAAGGGTGTATGTTCTTTTTCCTTGAATAATGTCCAAGAGATCGATGCACTAGTTTCTACTTTCAGTGGTTTTGAAATGAATGAAGCTGGTCCTCTTGTTCTAGCTTGGGCAGTATTTCTTTATCTGCTCTTGACACTTCCGGGTAAAAATGGGACCAATGAGCTAATG GAGATTGATCACATTGGTTATGTTCGTCAAGCCTTTGAGGCTGGATTCTTACGTTACTGTCTTGAAATTCTTGAGTGTGACATCTTCAAGGAGTATGAT GGCCCAGCGTCTGGTTATCGCAGTGTTTTGAGGACATTCATATCTGCATTTATTGCATCTTATGAGGTCAACCTTCAG CTAGAGGACGGTAACCCTGCTTTGATACTGGATATTCTTTGCAAGATCTACCATGGAGAG GAGTCACTATGTACTCAGTTTTGGGACAAGGAAAGTTTTATTGATGGTCCAGTTCGGTGTCTTCTTTACAACCTGGAGAGCGAGTTCCCTGTCAGGACTCTTGAACTTGTACGGCTCTTGTCTTCCCTTTGTGAAGGCACTTGGCCTGCAGAATGTGT GTATAACTTTCTAGATAAGTCTGTTGGTGTATCATCCTTGTTCGAGATTAGCAGTGATTCACAGGTAGATGATGCCTCTCATATGGTTGAGGCACGACAGGCAGTGCAAGTTCCTGGAGTTGAGGGTTTTTTTATTCCTCCTGGTACTCGTGGGCGTGTCTTGAAATTTGTTGGAGAGGATACTGCCCTCGTGCGATGGGAG TATGCTCCATCTGGGGTGTTTCTTTTGCTCCTACGTTTGGCCCAAGATGTGTACTTGAATAACAAGGAGGAAGTTCTTTGCACGCTTGACCTGCTCAGCAGATTGGTGTCCTTTAATACt GCTGTCTGTTTTGCTGTGTTAGACATTAGCAACTCTCTACAGTTCCATGCTATTGGCCTGATGAACGAGCAGATTGAAAAGAATGTCTG GGTGGTTGAGATCATCTGTAATCTGGTTAAAAACCTGCCTCTGAATTCCTGTAGTGCTGCACTTATGTCAATGGCCATCAAGATCTTGGTGACTATGTTGATTTG TTCTCCAGCTAATGTTACAACAGTTGCTTTAAATGCAAATCTATTTGATATCAATTTGCAGACTGCCGTGTTCAGTGTAGGCAACAATGGCTTCTCAAG TGGGTCATGGTTGCTTTCCAGCAAACTGGCAAGGATGATTTTAACTGATTGTGAGATGAACAGTAGTGACTGCCCCTTGGCAATATCAG TGCTGGACTTCACCATACAGCTTGTAGAGACAGGGGTGGAGAATGATGCTCTCCTGGCACTGATCATTTTCTCTGTACAATTTGTCCTAGTCAATCACCAGTATTGGAAATACAAGATAAAGCAAACCAGATGGAAAATAATGTTGAAG GTTCTTGAATTGATGAAAAAATGCCTGGAGTCGATGCCCTGTTATGGAAAGTTGGGAGAGATCATACACAAGGTGTTATTCTCTGATTCTTCCATCCACAACACACTCTTCCAAATTGCTTGCACTACTGCCCAAGCCTTGGAG AAACTGCATGTAAGTCGCCTCTTTGATCCAATGGAAATTGAGGGGATACAGCTTGCTATAGGATCTGTCTTGGACATTCTTGTGGTTATGCTGACTAGACTGTCAAAG GATAACTCTTCCAGCTTTCCCGTTTTTCTCCAAGCAGTGTTCTCATGCACAACCAAATCAGTTCCTCTTATCACTTCTGTTACTTCTTTGATTTCATACTTCCGGGATCCT GCCATCCAGTTGGGTGCTGTCAAGTTCATTTCAATGTTATTTGTCACGGCAGATTGTTGTCAACCATTTTCGTATGGAACCACGTTCTTTGCTCCTGATAATGAGGAG ATCATGGATTTGAGGCGTTCTGCAAGCTACATACTGCAGGAGCAACTGCTATCAAATGAAGACCTTTTTGTTGCAACACTTAATTTATTCACTTCTGCAGCACGTTACCAG GCTGCTTTTGTTGTTGCTATCTTTGCTCCAGATGCCGGCAATGAAGACCAACATAATACTGGGGATCCAAAGTCGCAAAGTAGTGAAACTTCTCTGGTACCGCTAGTATCCAAAAAATCAAGTTTACTAGATGCGCTTATGCTCTACATTGAGAGGGCATGTGATTTGATCAAAAG CAAGCCTCGGATACTGCTTAGTGTACTTAACTTCATGGTTTCCCTGTGGCAAGGGTCTCCTCAATATGCAAATCTCTTAGAAATTTTGAGAAGCTATGGAAAGTTTTGGCGACACTTGGCCGACGCAATCTCAAATGTTTCCAACACTGAGATCCCTTTACTTGAAAgtgtaaaagaagaagatgctTGCAATCTGGCATACAGTTTCCATTGTCAATCTGCCATTCTCAGAATCATGGCATATGAATTGTTTTTGCAGAAAAAGTTGTTGCATGCAGAGTTACTTGGGAAGGATGAATCTAAGGACAAGGAGAAAAATGCCACAAAATCTGACAAATCTAATACCACAGATTTTCATGAACTTAAGGGAATCTGGTCTTCATGGTTCAAAGATTCTGTCttacaaaaactaataaagtcATATACTTGTTGTGGATATAAGaatgatatatattatggtGCAAAg GTGGCCACCAATTCATTCTCTGTTCATGTGATGGAAAAATTAGCTGTTGGTGACTCAGGAAGTTTATCTGTGTCATTGCTTCAGAAGATTCATGGAAACCTCATAAAG TTGAGCATGCATCCTGCTTTCTCTGAATTGTTGTCTCAATACTCACAGCGCGGTTACAG TGAGGGAAAAGAACTGAAGAAGTTGATACTCAGTGACCTCTTTTATCATTTACAAGGAGAGCTTGAAGGGAGAAAAATTGGTCTTGGACCATTCAAAGAACTATCTCAGTATCTCattgaatcaaattttttggGAACCTACCAACACCAGTTCAATGAAGACTCTCTTGTGAAGAATGTATACTTGTTTGACCTGAAACGATTGCGAGCAGATATGAAACTAGATGTTTGGGATTGTTCTCATTGGAGAACATCTAGGGATATTGCAGAAACTATGTTGAGTTTTCTGCAGGATGCAAACTCAATTATGTTGCTGTCAAGTTCAAGGCTTTCTGCATCAAAAGGATTAATAGCTGTTTTGGCTGTTTGCCATGATAAT TTGTTAGGGAAGGCTACTAAAGAAGAGGGGATCCCAGATGAACTTGTAATCTCCTGCATAGATAGTATTTGCAAGTCTTTGCTTGCAACAATTGAAACGTTATCACCTGTTCTTGATGCCTCCGAAGATGTATTCAATTTTCTTGCTTCTCAAGTAGAATTGCTTTTCCACTTGATGAGAACTGTCAGAAGGAGCATCCCCTTATCTGCATCTCTACTTGTTTTGAAATGTGCAAGTTCAGGTCTCAAGCTGTTGAGTGAAATTAAGAGGTTGCCTTCTGGGGCTGATGATATCATGGTGCTATTGCTGACATTGCTGCTTTTGGTACTACAGTTCAACTCCCTCAAATCACATTCAGATGGGGTGGCAGATGAGAGTTCTGACGAGAACTTCTCAAAGGTTTCAAATGCAACCCTAGGCCTGCTACCCGTTCTTTGCAATTGCATAACAACTTCAGAGCATGGTATGCTGTCACTGTCTGTTATAGACTTGATATTGAGAAGCTTCTTGATGCCAAGGACTTGGCTACCTATCCTGCAGAGTCATCTTCAGCTGCAGCTTGTTATGCTAAAACTCCAAGATAAAACTTCGCCCTCGATTCCAATGATATTGAAATTCTTTTTAACCGTTGCACGAGTTAGAGGGGGTGCTGAGATGCTTTATAGTTCTGGTTTCTTGTCGTCACTGAGAGTGTTGTTTGCCGAATCTTGTGAGATTTTCTCAAGAAGTGGAAGCCAGAATCCAGTCAGCTCATATGAGAAGTCTGAAACCCCCCAAGACATTTGGGGACTTGGATTAGCTGTGATTACATCTACCCTTCAATCCTTAGGAGACAGTTCTTCCGGAACTGCTATTGTGAACAGCATGATACCTTACTTTTTCTCAGAGAAGGctcatcttattttttcttctctaaaTGCCCCAGCCCTTCCTTCTGATGATCATGACAAGAAAAGACCTCGGGCACAGAGATCAGGGATTTCTTTTGCCACTCTTAAAGAAACAGAACATACTTTGATGCTCATGTGTGAGCTTGCAAAACATTGGAGTTTATGGATTAAGGCGATAAAAGATGTAGATAGACAGCTCAGAGAGAAATGTATCCATCTTTTAGCCTTTATTAGCAGGGGAACTCAACGTCTTGGTGATTTTTCAAGCCAGAATGCCCCTCTATTGTGTCCACCTACTACGAAAGaggattttgaaattttcttgaACCCTTCATACATCAGTAGTAGAAAAGGATGGTTTGCTCTCTCACCACTTGGATGTGTGCCAAAACAGAAGATCTCTTCCTTGTCAACTGCAATATCTATCTCTGGTGAAGCATCTGAGAGTACTGATCCTTCTCCAAAAACACACTTTTCTGACGCTGTAGCTGTGCAGGTTTATAGAATCACATTTCTTCTATTAAAATTTCTCTGCTTACAAGCCGAGGGTGCTGCTAAAAGGGCTGAGGAGGTTGGCTTTGTTGATCTTGCACATTTTCCTGAGCTTCCTATGCCAGAAATTTTGCATGGACTGCAG gatcaagcaattgctattgtTACTGAGCTTTGTGATTCCAACAAACTGAGGGCCTCTCGAGACACACAGAACGTTTGCAACTTAATGCTGCAAATTTTTGAAATGGCCTTGCACTTAGAACTTTGTGTTCTACAAATTTGCGGAATAAGACCTGTATTAGGTCGTGTGGATGATTTTTCAAAAGAAGTCAAATCCTTATTCTGTG CAATGGAGGGCCATGCTTTTCTAAAAGCATCTAGCAAGTCTTTAAAACAGATGATATCGTGTGTCTATCCTGGATTGCTGCAGGCGGAGAATTTCATGTGA